One stretch of Riemerella columbina DNA includes these proteins:
- the trxB gene encoding thioredoxin-disulfide reductase: MEEQNILDCVIIGSGPAGYTAAIYAARADLKPELFTGLEPGGQLTTTTEVENFPGYPNGITGPEMMMDLQKQAERFDTKIHYEMISSVEFSKEVGGIHKISTGSREVLARTVIISTGATAKYLGLDDEKKYAGGGISACATCDGFFYKGKDVIVVGAGDTAAEEATYLANICNKVTMLVRKDYFRASKVMEQRVEKTPNIEVLFNHELVGIKGDNNLVEKAVVLNNKTNETSEIDVHGIFIAIGHQPNTSLFQGQIDLDENGYIITQGKSSKTNLPGVFAAGDVQDHIYRQAITAAGSGCMAAIDAERYLGELK; encoded by the coding sequence ATGGAAGAACAAAATATTTTGGATTGTGTGATTATCGGCTCTGGTCCTGCAGGCTACACCGCCGCTATATATGCTGCAAGAGCTGATTTAAAACCTGAACTTTTCACTGGTTTGGAACCTGGCGGACAGCTGACAACCACGACAGAAGTGGAAAATTTCCCTGGCTATCCTAACGGCATCACAGGTCCTGAAATGATGATGGACTTGCAAAAACAAGCCGAAAGATTTGACACTAAAATCCACTACGAGATGATTTCATCCGTAGAGTTTTCAAAAGAAGTGGGTGGCATCCACAAAATATCTACGGGCAGTAGAGAAGTTTTGGCACGCACAGTAATCATTTCCACAGGAGCTACCGCCAAATACTTAGGTCTTGATGATGAAAAAAAATATGCAGGTGGCGGCATTTCGGCTTGTGCTACTTGTGATGGTTTCTTCTATAAAGGTAAAGATGTGATTGTGGTAGGCGCTGGAGATACCGCTGCGGAGGAAGCCACTTACCTCGCTAATATTTGTAATAAAGTAACGATGCTGGTGAGAAAAGACTACTTCCGTGCCTCTAAGGTAATGGAGCAACGCGTGGAAAAAACGCCTAATATAGAGGTGCTATTTAACCACGAATTGGTCGGCATTAAAGGTGATAACAACTTGGTTGAAAAAGCCGTAGTGCTCAATAATAAAACCAATGAAACTTCCGAAATTGATGTTCATGGTATTTTTATTGCCATTGGCCATCAACCGAATACCAGCCTTTTCCAAGGGCAGATTGATTTAGATGAAAATGGCTATATCATCACCCAAGGTAAATCTTCTAAAACCAATCTACCAGGCGTTTTTGCGGCGGGCGATGTTCAGGACCATATTTACAGACAAGCCATTACTGCGGCAGGAAGCGGCTGTATGGCTGCCATAGATGCAGAGCGCTATTTGGGCGAACTTAAATAG
- the rplI gene encoding 50S ribosomal protein L9, with product MEIILKKDVENLGLEFDTVDVKPGYARNFLLPQGYAVLATPKNKAALAETLEARKEEEAKLVAAAQKVVEQLKKTAVSIAAKVGTGDKLFGSINNANLSEELAKAGVEVDKKYIKIPGNTIKRIGKFVAKIRLHRDVEHDYEFEVVSDAPVEVAPKAEEAPKTEQ from the coding sequence ATGGAAATTATTCTAAAAAAAGATGTAGAAAACTTAGGACTTGAGTTTGATACTGTAGATGTAAAACCAGGATACGCAAGAAACTTCTTGCTTCCACAAGGCTACGCTGTATTGGCTACGCCTAAAAACAAAGCCGCTTTAGCAGAAACTTTAGAAGCGAGAAAAGAAGAAGAAGCTAAGTTAGTAGCTGCAGCTCAAAAAGTAGTAGAGCAGTTGAAGAAAACAGCTGTATCTATCGCTGCAAAAGTAGGAACGGGTGATAAATTATTCGGTTCTATTAACAATGCCAACTTATCTGAAGAATTGGCTAAAGCTGGGGTAGAAGTAGATAAAAAATACATCAAAATCCCAGGAAATACCATCAAAAGAATTGGTAAATTCGTGGCTAAAATCCGTCTCCATAGAGATGTAGAGCACGATTACGAATTTGAAGTGGTATCTGATGCTCCTGTAGAAGTTGCACCAAAAGCTGAGGAAGCACCAAAAACAGAGCAATAA
- the rpsR gene encoding 30S ribosomal protein S18, protein MAIDEMAQQAAQGGESEVKFLTPLDINTKSDKKFCRFKKYGIKYVDYKDANFLLQFVNEQGKILPRRYTGTSLKYQRKVSAAIKRARHLALMPYVADLLK, encoded by the coding sequence ATGGCAATAGATGAAATGGCACAACAAGCCGCACAAGGTGGAGAGTCTGAAGTGAAATTCTTAACTCCATTGGATATCAATACTAAATCTGACAAAAAATTCTGTAGATTTAAAAAATACGGTATTAAATATGTAGATTATAAAGATGCTAACTTCCTTCTTCAGTTCGTAAACGAGCAAGGTAAAATTTTACCAAGAAGATACACAGGAACTTCTTTAAAATACCAAAGAAAAGTATCTGCCGCTATTAAAAGAGCAAGACACTTGGCGTTAATGCCTTATGTAGCAGACTTATTAAAATAA
- the rpsF gene encoding 30S ribosomal protein S6, translating into MNHYETVFILTPVLSDAQVEEAVKKFEDLLKDHNCEIVAKENWGLKKLAYPIQLKKNGFYTLIEFKGEGTVVADLELAFKRDERVIRYLTTKLDKHAIEYAEKRRAKLKSQKA; encoded by the coding sequence ATGAATCATTACGAAACTGTTTTCATTTTAACTCCCGTTCTGTCTGATGCTCAGGTGGAGGAAGCAGTGAAAAAATTTGAAGATCTATTAAAAGATCACAATTGCGAAATTGTTGCCAAAGAAAATTGGGGACTAAAAAAATTAGCGTATCCTATCCAACTTAAAAAGAACGGATTCTATACTTTAATAGAGTTTAAAGGAGAAGGTACTGTGGTAGCTGATTTAGAGCTGGCGTTTAAGCGTGATGAAAGAGTGATCCGCTATTTAACCACTAAATTAGACAAGCATGCGATAGAGTATGCAGAAAAGAGAAGAGCTAAATTAAAATCACAAAAAGCTTAA
- a CDS encoding chloride channel protein, with product MKKLFSYLRFRLKHTFDNIQNERLKYNLLQAIPFWFASLLTGIVAVLYAKLFEWGEHILFSILHWQSWLIFIIAPLGFVLSWWLVERYAPYSRGSGIPQVMASVTLANPKQRRKIKYLLSIKIVLIKVLSSIVLVIGGGAIGREGPTIQIAGSLFRFVNQILPKWWPKISIKNMIMTGAAAGLSAAFNTPLGGIVFAVEELSKTHMNYFKTALFTAVIIAGLTAQTLAGSYLYLGYPKTQGIGIGIIFPVILVAFLCGLMSSKLSKLMLAINHFRAGLKNNRQQVVFLVVSALIIATMAFFVDKSILGSGKGLMERVLFSDEKEQAWYMPIFRMLGPALSFTSGGAGGIFAPALSAGASCGAFFSDIMHLSRNETNVIILAGMVAFLTGITRAPFTSAILVLEMTDRHSLIFYLMLSGMVSSIAALLVSRKSLYDELRDHYLKSLEQQYGSHENLPKTKLNLSDLGKNKTSKTPFPDVSRKPD from the coding sequence ATGAAAAAACTGTTTTCCTACCTGCGGTTCCGCTTAAAGCACACCTTTGATAATATCCAAAATGAACGCCTGAAATATAATCTTTTGCAGGCTATTCCATTTTGGTTCGCTTCTTTATTAACGGGGATTGTGGCGGTGCTTTATGCGAAATTATTTGAGTGGGGGGAACACATTTTATTTTCTATTCTCCATTGGCAATCGTGGCTGATTTTCATCATTGCGCCTTTGGGTTTTGTGCTGTCGTGGTGGTTGGTGGAGCGCTATGCGCCGTATTCTCGGGGGAGCGGTATTCCGCAGGTGATGGCTTCGGTAACGCTGGCAAATCCTAAGCAACGCCGAAAAATCAAATATCTGTTGAGTATTAAAATCGTTTTGATAAAGGTGTTGTCCAGCATTGTTTTGGTGATTGGTGGTGGCGCTATTGGTCGAGAAGGTCCAACGATTCAAATTGCGGGCTCTTTGTTCCGTTTTGTCAACCAGATTTTGCCGAAATGGTGGCCCAAGATTTCCATTAAAAATATGATTATGACAGGTGCGGCGGCAGGGCTTTCGGCAGCGTTTAATACGCCATTAGGGGGTATTGTTTTTGCGGTGGAAGAACTATCCAAAACGCATATGAACTACTTTAAAACCGCCCTTTTTACCGCTGTGATTATTGCGGGGCTCACGGCGCAGACTTTGGCGGGTTCTTACCTTTATTTAGGGTATCCTAAAACGCAGGGCATCGGTATTGGGATTATATTTCCTGTGATTTTGGTGGCTTTTCTTTGCGGTTTGATGAGCAGTAAACTTTCTAAGCTGATGCTCGCCATCAACCATTTTAGAGCGGGATTGAAAAATAACCGTCAGCAGGTTGTATTTTTGGTGGTCAGTGCCTTAATCATCGCTACGATGGCATTTTTCGTTGATAAAAGTATTTTGGGCTCTGGGAAGGGGCTGATGGAGCGTGTGCTGTTTTCTGATGAAAAAGAGCAGGCTTGGTATATGCCGATATTTAGAATGTTGGGACCTGCATTGTCCTTTACCAGTGGTGGTGCAGGCGGGATTTTTGCGCCAGCGCTCAGTGCAGGGGCGAGCTGTGGTGCCTTTTTTTCGGATATTATGCATCTTTCTCGAAATGAGACCAATGTGATTATTTTGGCAGGTATGGTGGCTTTTCTTACAGGCATTACGCGGGCACCGTTTACCTCGGCTATTTTGGTTTTAGAGATGACCGACCGCCATTCATTGATATTTTATTTGATGCTCTCTGGGATGGTGTCTTCTATTGCGGCGCTTTTGGTGAGCAGAAAATCGCTCTATGACGAGTTGCGAGACCATTATTTAAAATCGTTGGAGCAGCAGTATGGCAGCCACGAGAACCTCCCTAAAACTAAGCTTAATCTTTCGGATTTAGGGAAAAATAAAACTTCTAAAACGCCTTTTCCAGATGTGAGCAGAAAACCAGACTAA
- the hemN gene encoding oxygen-independent coproporphyrinogen III oxidase has protein sequence MNSLIDKYNIPGPRYTSYPTVPYWEEENFSSEAWQNTVIKAFNESTHEGISIYIHLPFCEQLCTFCACHKRITKQHSVELPYIESVIKEWKLYLKLFSEKPTIKELHLGGGTPTFFSPKHLKALIETILSDANIAPKPEFSFEGHPNNTTKEHLQTLYDLGFRRVSFGVQDYDEKVQKAINRIQPFENVAQVTQWAREIGYESISHDLVFGLPFHTWEKMEHTIRKTMTLKPDRIAFYSYAHVPWIKGVGQRGFDENDLPSGEEKRKLYENGKQLLEALGYKEIGMDHFSLEHDELYQSMLNKKIHRNFMGYTSGKTQLMVGLGMSAISDSWYAFAQNEKTVEAYQQRVENGEIPVFRGHILNEEDLKIRKHILNLMCQLETSWDEQSAFPELPQTLEKLKEMEADGLVEITEHHIKITEKGRAFTRNIAMSFDLRMLRKAPETRLFSMTV, from the coding sequence ATGAATTCGTTAATTGACAAATACAATATCCCTGGACCGCGCTACACTTCTTACCCTACGGTACCTTATTGGGAGGAAGAAAATTTTTCCTCAGAAGCTTGGCAAAACACCGTAATCAAAGCGTTTAATGAGTCTACACACGAGGGCATTTCTATCTACATCCACCTGCCGTTTTGTGAGCAACTTTGCACCTTTTGTGCCTGCCACAAGCGCATTACCAAGCAACATTCCGTGGAATTGCCTTATATAGAATCCGTGATTAAAGAATGGAAACTTTATTTAAAGTTATTCTCCGAAAAACCGACCATAAAAGAGCTTCATTTGGGCGGCGGCACACCTACTTTTTTCTCGCCAAAGCACCTTAAGGCGCTGATAGAAACCATTCTTTCCGATGCCAACATAGCTCCGAAGCCAGAATTTTCCTTTGAAGGACACCCCAATAATACCACCAAAGAACACCTGCAAACCCTCTATGATTTAGGTTTTAGAAGGGTCAGTTTTGGTGTCCAGGATTATGATGAAAAAGTCCAAAAAGCCATCAACCGCATACAGCCTTTTGAGAATGTAGCCCAAGTGACCCAATGGGCGCGAGAAATCGGTTACGAGAGCATTTCCCACGATTTGGTTTTCGGTCTTCCCTTTCATACTTGGGAGAAAATGGAACACACCATTAGAAAAACAATGACGCTAAAACCCGACCGTATCGCCTTTTATTCCTATGCGCATGTGCCGTGGATCAAGGGCGTAGGACAAAGAGGTTTTGATGAAAACGACCTGCCCAGCGGCGAGGAAAAACGAAAACTCTACGAAAATGGCAAACAGCTTTTAGAAGCTTTGGGCTACAAAGAAATCGGAATGGACCATTTTTCCTTGGAGCACGATGAACTCTACCAATCTATGCTCAACAAGAAAATACACCGTAATTTTATGGGCTATACCTCTGGAAAAACCCAGCTGATGGTCGGTTTAGGGATGAGTGCCATCTCTGACTCTTGGTATGCTTTTGCACAAAATGAAAAAACGGTGGAAGCCTATCAGCAACGCGTAGAAAACGGCGAAATCCCTGTGTTTAGAGGGCATATCTTAAATGAGGAAGATTTAAAAATCAGAAAACATATTCTTAATCTGATGTGCCAATTGGAAACCTCTTGGGATGAACAATCCGCGTTTCCAGAACTGCCGCAGACCTTAGAAAAATTGAAAGAAATGGAGGCTGATGGCTTAGTGGAAATTACTGAACACCACATTAAAATCACAGAAAAAGGGCGCGCTTTCACCCGAAATATCGCGATGTCTTTTGATCTCCGAATGTTGAGAAAAGCTCCAGAAACGCGGCTATTTTCTATGACGGTTTAA
- a CDS encoding CinA family nicotinamide mononucleotide deamidase-related protein, producing the protein MKTAVLITIGDEILSGNTIDTNSNFIAQELKNIGIEVVRILTISDDHQQINQALDEAFRSAPLVISTGGLGPTKDDKTKTAVAHYFSDHLAIDPSTLAHLKQYLTRRNRADLFEINQAQATVPSRAKIFQNDYGTAPCFLMENAQKLLFVLPGVPYEVKPLIKEKILPYLKERYQQPYLLSRVVSVVDFPESLLSQTIEKWEMALPQHIKLSYLPIGNRVKLKLSISGDDQALLERQLDTAIEQLKPLIADKVIGWAEDDLVSILKHLLIQKQLKISCAESCTGGAIAKLLTSISGSSAYFEGGIVTYATAQKVKILQVPQDLIDRETVVSEQVATAMSQGCRKLFGTDISIATTGVAGPKTDAYQNRIGEVYYTISIGTSVYPYHLYLPHLERNDFIDFVAQRCLQSLVEVLVKAQNSTQNQK; encoded by the coding sequence ATGAAAACAGCGGTTCTCATCACCATCGGCGATGAAATTTTATCTGGAAATACCATTGATACCAATTCTAATTTCATCGCCCAAGAGCTTAAAAATATCGGGATAGAAGTGGTTAGAATCTTGACCATTTCTGATGATCATCAACAGATTAACCAAGCACTTGACGAGGCTTTTCGCTCAGCACCTTTGGTCATCAGCACTGGCGGTTTGGGTCCTACCAAAGACGACAAAACCAAAACGGCGGTGGCACATTATTTTAGCGACCATTTGGCGATAGACCCAAGCACTTTGGCACACCTCAAACAGTATTTAACGCGTAGAAATCGGGCGGATTTATTTGAAATCAACCAAGCCCAAGCCACCGTACCTTCGCGAGCAAAAATTTTTCAAAACGACTATGGTACCGCGCCTTGCTTCTTGATGGAAAATGCCCAAAAATTGCTCTTCGTGCTCCCTGGCGTACCCTACGAGGTTAAGCCGCTCATCAAAGAAAAAATATTGCCTTACCTCAAAGAGCGATACCAACAGCCTTACCTTCTATCGCGAGTGGTTTCCGTGGTGGATTTTCCTGAAAGTTTACTCTCTCAAACCATAGAAAAATGGGAAATGGCATTGCCTCAACACATCAAGCTTTCTTATCTTCCTATCGGCAATAGGGTCAAACTTAAACTGAGTATCAGCGGCGATGATCAGGCACTTTTGGAACGCCAACTCGACACGGCAATTGAGCAACTGAAACCCCTCATTGCTGATAAAGTGATTGGCTGGGCAGAAGATGATCTTGTTTCTATTTTAAAACACCTTTTAATCCAAAAGCAACTAAAAATATCTTGTGCCGAAAGCTGTACTGGCGGCGCTATCGCTAAGCTACTAACCTCTATTTCTGGTAGTTCCGCTTATTTTGAAGGCGGCATTGTGACCTATGCAACCGCACAAAAAGTTAAAATTCTCCAAGTGCCCCAAGACTTAATAGACCGCGAAACAGTGGTCTCCGAGCAAGTGGCTACAGCGATGAGCCAAGGCTGTCGCAAATTATTTGGCACCGATATCAGTATTGCCACCACAGGCGTAGCGGGCCCCAAAACCGATGCCTATCAAAACCGTATCGGCGAGGTCTATTATACCATCAGCATCGGTACTTCGGTTTATCCTTATCATCTCTATCTGCCTCATTTAGAAAGAAATGACTTCATTGATTTTGTTGCACAACGCTGCTTGCAATCTTTGGTGGAAGTGCTGGTGAAAGCGCAAAACTCAACTCAAAACCAAAAATAA
- a CDS encoding 5'-methylthioadenosine/adenosylhomocysteine nucleosidase, translating into MKIAIIGAMEVEIKHLREALENRQEKQIHQFQFYTGTIGHHEVVVLLSGVGKVSAAVSTTLLIDHFAPDLVINTGTAGGLRNVAVKDIILATGVKHHDVDLTAFGYQLGQPSQMPPAFIPDAYFLEKAQAIITQHQLSANQGLIVSGDAFINQPEKFEWIKQAFPEAKAVEMEAAAIAQVCHQMRTPFIILRAISDIAGEGNAVSFETFVAEAGKRSAEINIALIKSLD; encoded by the coding sequence ATGAAGATAGCCATTATAGGCGCTATGGAGGTTGAAATAAAGCACCTCCGTGAAGCCTTAGAAAATAGACAAGAAAAGCAAATTCATCAGTTTCAGTTTTATACGGGGACTATTGGTCATCACGAGGTGGTGGTCTTACTCTCAGGCGTAGGCAAGGTGAGCGCTGCCGTGAGTACCACGCTACTCATTGACCATTTTGCACCAGATTTGGTCATCAACACAGGTACGGCGGGAGGTCTTAGAAATGTTGCCGTAAAAGACATTATATTAGCCACCGGGGTCAAACATCACGATGTGGATTTAACCGCTTTTGGCTATCAGTTGGGGCAGCCATCGCAGATGCCACCAGCTTTTATTCCAGATGCTTATTTTCTCGAAAAAGCTCAAGCAATCATCACTCAGCACCAACTCAGCGCTAACCAAGGGCTTATTGTGAGCGGTGATGCCTTCATCAACCAACCTGAAAAATTTGAGTGGATAAAACAAGCGTTTCCAGAGGCCAAAGCTGTAGAAATGGAAGCCGCCGCCATCGCTCAAGTTTGCCACCAGATGCGCACGCCATTTATTATTCTGAGAGCCATATCGGACATCGCAGGCGAGGGCAATGCGGTATCTTTTGAAACCTTTGTAGCCGAGGCTGGCAAGCGCTCTGCGGAAATTAACATCGCGCTGATTAAAAGCTTAGATTAA
- a CDS encoding nucleoid-associated protein: MFSKIIVHRVGNKINQENLFLSSQLLDLEEDMKEALEDFFLKSFKSEEQFQFYSDSYLTNNPVYSSVSEIFEDPNKFQWESENIAKHLYEVAENPRVQSGELFIVYFEGESTEAGKIDSIGIFKTERKEPFLKINATEEDDYQIEKDFGIGLSKLDKGAIIYNNSKETGYKIAVVDNNKNGDLYYWFEDFLKVRQREDDYFHTQETLAVYKDYITKQLPQEFEVTKADQADFLNKSINFFKEKEAFDFDEFSQEVLQDENIVESFVNYKTDYEQDTQLSIAENFPINPSAVKKQQRYFKSVIKLDKNFHIYVHGDRKMIETGQDEKGKFYRLYFEEEQ, encoded by the coding sequence ATGTTTTCAAAAATTATTGTCCACAGAGTGGGGAACAAAATCAACCAAGAAAATTTATTTTTATCCTCGCAACTCTTAGATTTAGAGGAAGATATGAAGGAAGCGTTAGAAGATTTTTTCCTCAAAAGTTTTAAATCTGAAGAGCAATTTCAGTTTTATAGTGATTCCTATTTAACCAATAACCCTGTATATAGCTCTGTATCAGAGATTTTTGAAGATCCTAATAAATTCCAATGGGAGAGTGAGAACATTGCCAAACACCTTTATGAAGTGGCTGAAAATCCGCGAGTTCAGTCTGGGGAGTTGTTCATCGTTTACTTTGAAGGCGAGTCTACGGAGGCTGGAAAAATAGATTCCATCGGTATTTTTAAAACCGAGAGAAAAGAGCCTTTTTTAAAAATCAACGCTACGGAAGAAGATGATTATCAGATAGAAAAAGATTTTGGCATCGGGCTTTCTAAACTGGACAAAGGCGCCATCATTTATAATAATAGTAAAGAAACGGGCTACAAAATTGCCGTAGTGGATAACAACAAAAATGGCGATTTATACTATTGGTTTGAGGATTTTCTAAAAGTACGCCAGCGCGAAGATGATTATTTCCACACTCAAGAGACCCTTGCCGTTTACAAAGATTACATCACCAAGCAATTGCCTCAAGAGTTTGAAGTTACCAAAGCTGACCAAGCCGATTTCCTCAATAAATCCATCAACTTTTTTAAAGAAAAAGAAGCCTTTGACTTTGATGAGTTTAGCCAAGAAGTCCTCCAAGATGAAAATATTGTGGAGAGCTTCGTGAACTATAAGACAGATTATGAGCAAGATACACAGCTGTCTATCGCGGAGAATTTCCCAATCAACCCGTCGGCGGTTAAGAAACAACAGCGGTATTTTAAAAGCGTGATCAAGCTGGACAAAAATTTCCATATCTATGTGCACGGCGACCGAAAGATGATAGAGACTGGGCAAGATGAAAAAGGTAAATTCTACCGTCTCTATTTTGAAGAAGAGCAATAA
- a CDS encoding malate dehydrogenase has product MKVTVVGAGAVGASCAEYIAMKNFCSEVVLVDIKEGFAEGKAMDLMQTASLNGFDTRIVGSTADYAKTAGSDVAVITSGIPRKPGMTREELIGINAGIVKEVTENLVKHSPNVIIIVVSNPMDTMAYLVHKTSGLPKERIIGMGGALDSARFKYRLAEALECPISDVDGMVIAAHSDTGMLPLLSKATRNGVPVTEFLSDEKQNYVVEETKVGGATLTKLLGTSAWYAPGAAVSTIVQAIACDQKKMIPCSVMLNGEYGESDICLGVPVIIGRKGVEKIVDVTLTDAEKEKFATAAKAVREVNADLKL; this is encoded by the coding sequence ATGAAAGTTACCGTAGTAGGTGCAGGAGCCGTAGGAGCCAGCTGTGCCGAGTATATCGCGATGAAAAACTTCTGTTCAGAAGTGGTATTAGTAGACATTAAAGAAGGTTTTGCCGAAGGTAAAGCGATGGATTTGATGCAAACCGCATCTCTCAACGGTTTTGATACCCGCATTGTGGGCTCTACCGCTGATTACGCTAAAACCGCAGGGTCTGATGTTGCAGTGATCACCTCTGGAATCCCAAGAAAACCAGGAATGACACGCGAGGAGCTCATCGGCATCAATGCTGGTATCGTGAAGGAAGTTACTGAAAACTTAGTAAAACACTCTCCAAATGTAATCATCATCGTGGTATCTAACCCTATGGATACTATGGCGTATTTGGTGCACAAAACTTCTGGATTACCAAAAGAAAGAATCATCGGAATGGGTGGAGCCTTGGACAGCGCGCGTTTCAAATACCGTTTGGCAGAGGCATTAGAGTGCCCTATTTCTGATGTAGACGGTATGGTGATTGCTGCCCACTCTGATACTGGAATGTTGCCACTACTCTCCAAAGCCACCCGAAATGGCGTGCCTGTTACCGAGTTTTTAAGCGACGAAAAACAAAACTATGTGGTAGAAGAAACCAAAGTAGGGGGTGCTACATTGACCAAATTATTGGGTACCTCAGCATGGTATGCACCAGGAGCGGCAGTGTCTACCATTGTACAAGCCATCGCTTGCGACCAAAAGAAAATGATCCCTTGCTCGGTAATGCTCAATGGCGAGTACGGCGAGTCTGATATTTGCTTAGGCGTGCCTGTCATCATCGGTAGAAAAGGAGTAGAAAAAATCGTAGATGTAACCCTTACTGATGCCGAAAAAGAGAAATTCGCAACGGCTGCCAAAGCGGTTAGAGAGGTCAATGCCGACTTAAAACTCTAA
- the hppD gene encoding 4-hydroxyphenylpyruvate dioxygenase, producing MSTLTFAEKIAQAQNFLPINGTDYIELYVGNAKQAAHFYKTAFGFQSIAYAGPETGVRDRASYVLQQGKIRLVLTSGLKSDSPICEHQKKHGDGVKILALWVDDAYAAFEETTKRGGKPYLEPTTLTDEFGEVRMSGIYTYGETVHMFVERKNYTGPFMPGYQKWESDYNPTDCGLLYVDHCVGNVDWNRMLPVVKWYEDVLGFVNILSFDDKQINTEYSALMSKVMSNGNGYAKFPINEPAEGKKKSQVEEYLEFYEGEGVQHIAVATKDIIKTVSELKARGVEFLSAPPETYYEMVPERVGHIDEDLKKLQDLGILIDHDEEGYLLQIFTKPVEDRPTLFFEIIERHGAQSFGAGNFKALFEALEREQAKRGNL from the coding sequence ATGTCAACACTCACTTTTGCTGAAAAAATAGCACAAGCCCAAAACTTTTTACCCATTAACGGGACAGACTACATTGAACTTTATGTAGGGAATGCCAAACAAGCTGCCCATTTCTACAAAACTGCTTTTGGCTTCCAGAGCATCGCCTATGCTGGTCCAGAAACAGGCGTTAGAGATAGAGCATCGTATGTTCTTCAACAAGGCAAAATCAGGTTGGTGCTTACCTCAGGGCTAAAATCAGATTCTCCCATTTGTGAACATCAGAAAAAACACGGCGATGGCGTAAAAATCCTTGCCCTTTGGGTGGATGATGCCTATGCCGCTTTTGAAGAAACCACCAAGCGCGGCGGCAAGCCTTATTTAGAGCCTACCACCCTTACAGATGAGTTTGGAGAAGTTAGAATGAGCGGCATCTATACCTATGGTGAGACCGTGCATATGTTTGTAGAAAGAAAAAACTACACGGGACCCTTTATGCCTGGTTACCAAAAATGGGAAAGCGACTACAACCCAACCGATTGCGGCTTGCTCTATGTAGACCACTGCGTGGGGAATGTAGACTGGAACAGAATGCTCCCTGTGGTCAAGTGGTACGAAGATGTTCTCGGTTTTGTTAATATTTTAAGCTTTGATGATAAACAAATCAACACAGAGTATTCCGCGCTGATGTCTAAGGTGATGTCTAACGGCAACGGATACGCCAAATTCCCTATCAATGAGCCTGCAGAAGGCAAAAAGAAATCTCAGGTGGAAGAATATTTAGAATTCTACGAAGGCGAAGGCGTACAGCACATTGCCGTGGCGACCAAAGATATCATCAAAACCGTGTCTGAGCTCAAAGCCAGAGGTGTAGAGTTCTTATCTGCGCCGCCAGAAACCTATTACGAGATGGTTCCAGAGCGTGTGGGTCACATTGATGAAGATTTAAAGAAACTACAAGATTTAGGCATCCTCATAGACCACGATGAAGAAGGCTACCTCCTCCAAATCTTTACCAAACCTGTGGAAGACCGCCCTACCCTTTTCTTTGAAATCATAGAAAGACACGGCGCACAGAGTTTCGGTGCGGGTAACTTTAAAGCCTTATTTGAAGCCTTAGAGAGAGAGCAAGCCAAACGCGGCAACCTTTAA